The following proteins are encoded in a genomic region of Reichenbachiella sp.:
- a CDS encoding RagB/SusD family nutrient uptake outer membrane protein has translation MKNIISILSMTLLFLVGCESFLEEENKSNVTAEEFYVTAEGFDALVNSNYSSLREIYGDFAWMFSAGTDMYSEGRDQEPVGLSRYADLNASSEGVDHLYKTCYIAIQRANTGLYYADITEQRDDLAQLVGELKYLRAHAYFLLVQSYGGVPLINEFIAEAVTEFDRSSAEDIYTQIFTDLGEALPAVSTSAYDGRVNQRAVQFLLAKAHLTRAYESFAASSDFADAASYADLAIGGQALDIPFSELWAPGNDLNAETIFSVQFDAGSTSADPGKLGNRQQNFFGSYTGGPEVAGNAPYKSYNLCPNRFALSLFEQGDDRWEGTFMTTVYERYFDYFDVDDHSTLTAAQFYAPAWYTTADSLAFRATQPDATYRPFGTYDPEGADISGNWATIIVKKFDDPTSLFGANGDNGRTSNRDVVIARLADAYLVAAEAYLGAGDATTGLARLNVVRARANVADATAGEFDLDYILDERGRELLGEYHRWFDLKRTGKLVERASAHHMYVETSNFSGNGGNLKILRPIPQEAIDLNQNMDFQQNPAYN, from the coding sequence ATGAAAAACATTATATCAATATTATCAATGACTTTGCTCTTCTTGGTAGGCTGTGAAAGCTTCCTGGAAGAGGAGAACAAGTCGAACGTGACAGCAGAAGAGTTTTATGTCACAGCAGAAGGGTTTGACGCTTTGGTGAATTCAAATTATTCATCACTCAGAGAAATATATGGCGATTTCGCCTGGATGTTTAGTGCAGGTACTGACATGTATTCAGAAGGTAGAGATCAAGAGCCTGTAGGATTGAGTAGGTATGCTGATCTCAATGCTTCGTCCGAAGGTGTGGATCATCTGTATAAGACATGTTACATCGCTATTCAAAGAGCCAATACAGGTCTCTACTATGCAGATATCACAGAGCAAAGAGATGACTTGGCGCAGTTGGTTGGAGAGTTGAAATATCTGAGAGCGCACGCATACTTTCTGTTGGTGCAATCTTATGGAGGTGTACCGTTGATCAATGAGTTTATTGCTGAGGCGGTTACTGAGTTCGATAGAAGTAGTGCAGAAGATATCTATACTCAGATTTTTACAGATTTAGGTGAAGCATTGCCAGCTGTAAGCACAAGTGCGTACGATGGTAGAGTCAACCAAAGAGCAGTACAGTTCTTATTGGCCAAAGCGCATTTGACTAGAGCTTATGAAAGCTTTGCAGCCAGTTCTGACTTTGCTGATGCCGCGAGCTATGCAGATTTGGCTATTGGCGGCCAAGCATTAGATATTCCATTCAGTGAGCTGTGGGCGCCAGGAAATGATTTGAATGCTGAGACTATTTTCTCTGTGCAGTTTGATGCTGGTTCGACTAGTGCTGATCCCGGAAAATTGGGTAATAGACAGCAGAATTTCTTCGGATCGTACACAGGAGGACCTGAGGTAGCAGGCAACGCGCCATACAAAAGTTATAACCTTTGCCCGAACCGCTTTGCCTTGAGCTTGTTTGAGCAAGGAGACGACAGATGGGAAGGTACTTTCATGACTACTGTATATGAGAGATACTTCGATTATTTCGATGTAGATGATCACTCTACGCTGACTGCCGCACAGTTCTATGCACCGGCATGGTACACTACTGCAGACAGCTTAGCTTTTAGAGCTACGCAGCCAGATGCAACTTATCGTCCTTTCGGAACTTACGATCCAGAAGGTGCCGATATCTCAGGCAACTGGGCTACCATCATCGTGAAGAAGTTTGATGATCCTACTTCATTGTTCGGGGCTAACGGCGACAATGGCCGTACGAGCAATAGAGACGTAGTGATCGCAAGATTGGCGGACGCTTATTTGGTAGCTGCCGAGGCTTACTTAGGAGCTGGCGATGCTACTACTGGTTTGGCTAGATTGAATGTGGTGAGAGCTAGAGCTAATGTAGCCGATGCTACCGCTGGTGAATTTGATCTCGACTACATCCTAGACGAAAGAGGTCGCGAGTTGCTAGGAGAATACCACAGATGGTTCGATCTGAAAAGAACCGGCAAGTTGGTTGAAAGGGCATCAGCTCATCACATGTATGTGGAAACTTCTAACTTCTCTGGAAATGGTGGCAATCTGAAAATCCTCAGACCTATCCCTCAAGAGGCGATAGACCTAAACCAGAACATGGATTTCCAACAAAATCCGGCATACAACTAA
- a CDS encoding rhamnogalacturonan acetylesterase — protein MRFFQICFMVLCLCACQPKEYTLHLVGDSTMADKENPESNPEFGWGQVLPEFFDGNVTIVNHAKNGRSTKSFIEEGRWQQVMDDLNVGDYVFIQFGHNDQKTNKPERYANAYSGYRANLEKMIKEVKSADATPIIFSSIVRRNFNADGVLEDTHGAYPFVARTIAKEMNVPFVDMQVSSEKLVNELGDEPSKALYLWVPADTNDYFPKGKQDNTHFSKQGAQAMCQLALDEMKKYRFNFLNHLKK, from the coding sequence ATGCGATTTTTTCAAATCTGCTTCATGGTCTTGTGCCTATGCGCATGTCAGCCAAAAGAATATACCCTTCATCTGGTGGGTGATTCTACCATGGCCGACAAGGAAAACCCTGAATCCAATCCTGAGTTTGGGTGGGGACAGGTATTGCCTGAGTTTTTCGATGGTAATGTCACTATTGTGAATCATGCAAAAAACGGACGCAGCACCAAGAGCTTCATAGAAGAAGGAAGATGGCAGCAAGTGATGGATGACCTGAATGTGGGTGATTATGTGTTCATCCAATTCGGTCACAACGACCAAAAAACGAATAAACCCGAACGATACGCCAACGCCTACTCTGGTTACCGTGCCAATTTGGAGAAAATGATAAAGGAAGTAAAATCAGCAGACGCGACCCCGATCATTTTTAGCTCGATTGTCAGACGAAATTTCAATGCAGACGGCGTACTCGAAGACACACACGGCGCATACCCATTCGTCGCCAGAACCATAGCCAAAGAAATGAACGTGCCATTTGTGGACATGCAAGTGTCATCAGAAAAACTGGTAAACGAGCTGGGAGACGAACCGTCTAAAGCGCTTTACCTCTGGGTACCAGCCGATACCAACGATTATTTCCCAAAAGGGAAACAAGACAATACCCATTTTTCAAAACAGGGCGCTCAGGCCATGTGCCAATTGGCTCTGGATGAAATGAAGAAATACAGATTCAACTTTTTGAACCACCTAAAAAAATAA
- a CDS encoding pectate lyase gives MKHLFIILISIVTLLTEVNSQPLAFPGAEGHGRFVSGGRGGQVIHVANLNDEGTGSLRAALKQPGARTIVLDVSGTIQLASPLEIKNDSVTIAGQSAPGAGICLANYPLKIKANQVIIRYIRVRMGDKTGVEGDAVSATRQKNIIIDHCTFSWGTDETATFYDNDNFTLQWSIISESLNQSVHKKGTHGYGGIWGGLGASFHHNLLAHHTSRNPRFCGARYHKQPELEKVDFWNNVIYNWQFNAAYGGEKGNHQMINNYFKSGPATHDSKRARIVDPSAPYGYFYVSGNVVEGEEAISIDNRAGIVGEVPETYLPTAPMWQMHADASSAQKAYGEVLASAGASLNRDALDQRIIEEVQAGTASKGTKNDGIIDSQDQVGRWPPLKNELPLKDTDRDGIPDAWEIAQGLDELDPSDQSKTSFHPYYTNLEIYLNQIIENQGPNE, from the coding sequence ATGAAGCACCTGTTCATCATATTGATTTCAATAGTTACCCTTTTGACGGAAGTCAACAGCCAGCCACTAGCATTTCCTGGAGCAGAAGGGCATGGGCGATTCGTGTCTGGCGGACGAGGCGGACAAGTGATTCATGTCGCCAATCTCAACGATGAAGGAACAGGTAGTCTCCGAGCAGCATTGAAGCAGCCAGGTGCAAGAACCATCGTACTTGATGTGTCAGGCACCATCCAGTTAGCCTCTCCATTAGAAATAAAGAACGACAGCGTTACAATCGCTGGACAAAGTGCACCAGGAGCCGGCATCTGTTTGGCTAATTATCCGCTCAAAATCAAAGCCAATCAAGTGATCATACGGTATATCCGTGTGCGAATGGGCGATAAGACAGGAGTGGAAGGCGATGCAGTGAGTGCCACCCGACAGAAAAATATCATCATCGACCACTGCACCTTTAGCTGGGGTACAGATGAGACAGCGACGTTTTATGATAATGATAATTTCACCCTTCAGTGGAGCATCATTTCCGAGAGTCTCAACCAATCCGTACACAAAAAAGGCACCCACGGATACGGAGGTATATGGGGAGGCCTAGGCGCGAGTTTTCATCACAATTTGTTGGCACACCACACCAGCCGAAACCCAAGATTCTGCGGTGCGCGCTACCACAAGCAGCCCGAATTGGAAAAGGTGGATTTCTGGAACAATGTCATCTACAACTGGCAATTCAATGCGGCTTATGGTGGGGAAAAAGGCAATCACCAGATGATCAACAATTACTTTAAGTCCGGGCCTGCCACGCACGATTCCAAAAGGGCGAGAATAGTTGACCCATCTGCACCTTACGGTTATTTCTACGTGTCTGGCAACGTCGTGGAAGGTGAAGAAGCCATCAGTATCGATAACCGCGCTGGCATCGTGGGCGAAGTACCTGAGACCTATTTGCCAACTGCCCCGATGTGGCAGATGCATGCAGATGCGTCATCAGCTCAAAAGGCTTATGGTGAAGTACTGGCCTCGGCCGGAGCATCCTTAAATCGAGATGCGCTTGATCAAAGAATCATCGAAGAAGTACAAGCAGGGACTGCTTCAAAAGGCACAAAGAATGATGGCATCATAGACTCACAAGACCAGGTGGGCAGGTGGCCACCATTGAAAAATGAGCTGCCGTTAAAAGACACAGATCGCGACGGTATACCTGATGCTTGGGAGATTGCACAAGGACTTGATGAGCTAGATCCATCTGATCAATCCAAGACCAGCTTTCATCCATACTACACCAATCTGGAAATTTATTTAAACCAAATCATTGAAAATCAAGGACCAAATGAATAG